The window AGCAAACTGTTGCAAATTTTGTTGGTCGGGCAGTATGAACTGAGCCATAATTTAAACCGTCCGGAGATGCGCCAGCTTCGGCAACGCATTAATATCAGCCGCTTTTTATCCCCTTTAAGCCCAGCTGAGACCAAAGCTTACATAGATCATCGCTTGCAGAGGGTGGGATCAAGTTTCACTGCCGTTTTTGAACCTCAAGGTGAACAATTACTCTATCAGTTGACCAGTGGAGTTCCACGCCGCATCAACCAGCTTTGTGACAACGCCCTGTTGAGTTGTATGACCGAGGATTTAAAAAAGGTCAATCGCCGGGTTTTGCAAAAATCCCATGAAGCACTGCTCACTGATATCATCTTTACCCCCAAGGCTTCGTCTAAGTATTTTGGGATGAAGAAGGCTAGTAGATGGTTGATTCCTCTGGCCGCCGGTGCGGTTTTTTTGATCATCGGGTTAGGTCTGGGCCAAACCGGTTGGTATCAGCAACATATCCGGAAAGAGTCTGACAGGGTTGATGTTGCAAGTAAATTACCCTTACCTTCAGTTTCGGAGCCGGCGCCTTTGACCTCGAACCCGGCGACTAGAGCCGCCCCCGCGACCGTCCATGATAAAGAGACGGAGATGGCTCCGCATAAGCCGGCTGGCAAGCTTCAGGGAGACTTAAACCCGAAACCACTGGAACCAGGGTTACCCAAATCAGGGACAAGGCCGTCCCATGCCATCCTCTCTGAGAAAAGATCTGCGTCGGGGCTGGCGGGATCGACTTCTTCCACCACGGAGACCGTAGTCGCAAAGGCTGAGAATCCGACATCAGTATCAGGCCCAGTAGCCGCCGATTCCATTCAAAGGCCCGAGCAGGTTGAAGTCAAACCAAATGATAACCTGACTAGGATCGCCTCTAATTTCTACCCGAAAAACGAGGAATTGGGTCTGGAGGCCATCCTGCTGGCCAATCCTGAGACCATCAATGAGGACCTGATTATTACGGGGCAAAAATTGAATATTCCTAAAATAAATCCCGATGACCAGACGATCATTTTACGGGAGAACTTGTTTTATGCAGCTTATGGCCGTTATTCTTCGATGTCCTCTTTGCAAACCGCACTCTCTTATCTAAGTCAACGTGGTGCACGATATCTAGTGTTAAACACTAAAAATAACCAGGGGTATCTGACCCATCGAGTGCTGGTCGGCGGCTACGAGAATCGTAACGATCTGAATAAAGCCCTCCAACGCATCAAGGCAGATTCTGAGTGAGACCATGATTAAAAAAGGAAAAGAGAAACAAAAGCCGTTTTTTTCTAAGGTACTAAGCATTCTTGAGGATTACCCGTCTTCGCCTCTGACCGAGGTGATGCCGAAGGCGGACCCTACATCGGCTTCGGTGATCTCAGAGGCCCGGGCGGATTTCCCAACCACCCCACCAGTGGCAGCTCCTGGGGAGGCGTCAATTTCTCTACCTGATCCTCAGATTATTTCAACCAAAGTAGTCCAGGAGGAAGCTATTTCTCCTCCAGTAACCCCAATCCCTGAAGAACTTGAGGTCGAGAAGGGGTCAATCTCTCCTGAGCCTCAGGTGAGGAGCGCCGAAATTGCCCGGAAGAGGGGGGCGCCAACTGCCGCGACATCAGAGGCCAGAGGAGATTTAGCCCCTACCCCAACAGTAACGCTGTCTGAGGAGGTTTCTATCTCTCCACCCGAAGATCGGTTTATTAGCGCTGAAGTACCCCAAGCGGAAGAGGTTCCCCCCTCCGCAATTGCAGTCCCAGGAGGAATTGAGGTGGTAGTTAATTCCCTGGGCATGGCCTTTGTCCTGATCCCGGCCGATAGCTTTATCATGGGCAGTCCGGAAATTGAGGCAGGACGAAGTAATGATGAAAGCCAGCATGAGGTAACCATCTCCCGGAGCTTTTATCTACAGACCACCCCAGTGACTCAGGGTCAGTGGGTGGCCCTAATGGGCCATAATCCCCCCATTTTTGCCAAGGACCGAGCGGACTTACCAGTGGAAGGAGTAAGCTGGCAGGATTGCCAGGAGTTCATTAAAAAATTGCAGGCCTTAAAGGAAGGAACTTACCGTTTGCCTACCGAAGCCGAATGGGAGTACGCCTGCCGGGCCGGGAGCCCCATGGCCCTGGCTAACGGGGATTTAACCAGCCTTTACTGCGAGCTTGACCCGGCCCTGGATGAAATCGGCTGGTACTGCGGCAATTCCAATCGGTGCCTTCAGCCCGTGGCCCAAAAACGCTCCAATGCCTGGGGCCTCTACGATATGCATGGCAACCTGGGCGAGTGGTGTCAAGATTGGTACGGCCCCTACCCGCCGGAGCCTCAGACTGACCCCAGCGGCCCTCCCTCTGGCCCTGGTCGGGTGGTGCGGGGTGGCTCTTGGTTCAGCAGCGCCAAAAATTGCCGGGCCGCGGCCCGCTCTTATGCGCCGCCCAACCTTCGGAATCTTCCTCAGGTAGTAGGATTCCGCTTGGTGAAAATAGTCTGACCTGATCCAGAGACTAGTAAGTCGATCGGCTTCAGCTACCCCCCACCTTCCTTATCTCTGTCCGTTCCGGTGAGGCTATTTAGATCTAGGACCTTATCTTTTATACGGTAGGATCAAAAAATTCTAAGAAATGAAAACCCCTTACTTAAATACCCGTCACCGGGCATGGGCTTGGTCCTGTTCTGGGACCGCTTGGCCTTCGATCTGACTCACCAGGGAAATCTCAATACAACTCCGCACTCGACCGAGACTCATAATTACCGCAGTTTTATAAATTCAACACCCCCTCATCCTCAAGATCATAAAATTTCAATTTGAAACGCTAACAACATATTGATCTAAACCAGTTAATATAATTTATATCTCTATTTAGTTTTGTGAACGTGATGTTTGAAAATATGAACTTCTAAGCAGTGCATTAAAATGAACATAAGTTATTTAGTAAAGATGAGTTGAGACAGCTAAATTAATCTTAGTGACAGAGGCCTCATTCTATCTAGCAGGCTGTTGAAAAATTCTTTACTTGAGACCCCCAAAAAGTGCTGTCTTTAAAGCACAAAAGGTGCTATACTCAAGGATAACAAGATCTTATACGGAGGCAACGACTATGCGGGGTGACGATGTGCAACAGCAAGCGATGTTCAGCTACCTTTCTCCGGAAGCTCGAGTGCCCCAGGACCATCCGCTGCGGCCGATTCGCAAAATGGTGAATCAAGCCCTGGAGAAAAGGTTCTTATTAAGTTAGAAAATTTATTTTTGGCTGGCGAAAACTACAAATTGTTTAGAAAAAAGAAAACTATTGAATTATTAATAGCAGAAAATTTAGAGGAATAAATTTTAATTATCGCTATAATTTAATATTTATTTAAAAATTTAAATGGTTAAGGCATTGAATCACAACGAATTAAGAATAACTGCCCTACGCCTTCTGGCCTGGGAGGTGACCCGGCGCTGTAATCTGGCCTGTGCCCATTGTCGGGCTGCAGCGGGGCGGGGGCCGTATCCAGGGGAGTTGACCACGGAAGAGGGTAGGGCACTCTTGGATGATCTGGCCACTATGGACCAAGTGGTGGTCATTCTTACCGGCGGGGAGCCGCTCATGCGGGATGACCTGTTGGAACTGGCAGCCTACGGCACCGGCCTGGGACTCAGGATGGTGGCTGCAGTCAACGGCACCCTGCTGACTCCTCAAATAGCCGCTGATCTTAAGGAGGCGGGCATCCAGCGGGTCAGCATCTCCATCGATGGAGCTGAAGCCGCCAGCCATGACCGGCTGCGCCAGGTGCCGGGGGCTTTCGAGGGGGCCTTAGGTGGCATCGCCGCCTGCCGGGAGGCCGGGCTGCCTTTCCAGATCAATACTACTATTACCCGAGCGAATCGTCTGGAGCTTCCGGCCGTCTACGACTTGGCTTTGAGACTGGAAGCCGCGGCTCACCATGTCTTTGTGCTAGTGCCCACCGGCCGCGGGCAGGAGATCAAAGACCAGTTGCTGTCTCCGGAGGAATACGAGGCCACCCTGCACTGGCTGCTGGACCGGCAGCGGGAAGGGCGGCTGCACCTCAAGCCCACCTGCGCGCCCCAGTATTATCGACTGTGGCGGCAAGAGGCCGCGGCGCGCGGTGAGACCATTTCCGTCACCAGCCACGGCATGGAGGCCATGACCCGGGGTTGCTTAGGGGGGCAGGGGTTTGCCTTTGTCTCTTATCGGGGCGAAGTGCAGCCCTGCGGTTATCTGGATCTGTTGGCCGGGGATATCCGGGAGGCGCCGTTCCCCGAAATCTACTCTAATTCGCCATTGTTCCGGGCCCTGCGGGCGGTTAATGACTACCACGGCAAATGTGGCCGCTGCGAGTTTCGCCGGGTCTGTGGCGGTTGTCGGGCCCGAGCCTATGTCTTGACCGGCGACGTGGTGGGCGAGGACCCGTTATGTGCCTATGAGCCGGAAAGCTAATCAGCAAGGAAATGAGGCCCTGGACGATCTGGACCGGGCGATTCTGAACGAAATCCAGGTGCATTTTCCCATCGTCTCCCGGCCTTATGCCGAAGTCGGGCAGAAATTGGGGCTGACCGAGGCCGAGGTCCTGGCACGAGTTCAGCGGCTGCATGATCAGGGGATCATCCGGCGTATTGGGGCCAATTTCAATTCCCGGAAATTGGGTTACACCAGCACCCTGTGCACCGCGGAAGTGCCGGAAGAGCAGATGGAGCATTTCGTCCAGGTGGTGAACCGCTATGCCGGGGTCACCCATAATTATCTGCGGCGGCACCGCTACAATATCTGGTTTACGGTAATTGCCCCCTCCACTGAGAAGATCGAGGAGATTTTAACCGAGATCTCCATGCAAACCGGGATCAAGGAAATTTATAGCCTGCCAGCCCGGCAAATCTTCAAAATCCAGGCGGATTTTCCCTTATAAAGTCGGCTCCAGACCCATGGGGATACACAATACCGGGCAGGGCAGCAACCGCACCACCTTTTCGGCGGTGGAGCCAAAAAAAACCTCGTCAATCTGTTGCCGTCCCCTCCTGCCAAAGCCACCCATCACCACCAGATCTACTGCCAGGTCTCGGGCCTTAACGGCAATCTCCTGAAAGGGGAGTCCCACTGCGATCATAGTATCCACCTGCAGGCCTTTGGCGTTCCACTTCTGCAGAAAATCCAGAAATTCCTGTTCCGCCTGCTTCCGCAAATTTTTTATTAACGTCTCCGGTTTTCTGCACAGGTGGTGACGGATCAGTTTGTTGATAAAATTCTGGTCGATGACGTGCAGGAGGATCAGCTTGGATTCAAAACGCGTGGCCAAGGTCTGGGCGGTCTGGAAGGCGGCTCCGGAACAGTCGGAAAAATCCGTAGCAATCATGATCGAATTGAATTCCATTGAATTATACACCCATACCTAAGAATTTTGCCTACCTTGGGTGACTGAAGCCAGGGTGGGATACCCAGCGTAGCCTACCCCGAGCTTTCTCTACCTAACGGCAGACTTGATCTCTTTAAAGGCGGTTTCGGCACTTTCAAAGGCGCCAATATGGACCCAAATAACCTTGCCAGATTTATCCAGCAGCAAGGTAGTGGGCGTGCCTGGGATATTCAATTTTTTGGTGAGACTGCCATCCTGGTCAGGCAGCACCGGGAAAGGAATCTTGAGCTGTTTACGCCACATAGTGACCGCAAACTGATTGTCACTGCCACCAATGGCAATAAATTTAATTTTGTTGGCCAACTTGGGATTCTGCCTTACCAGGTTATAGAGATTATTCATTTTCGGAGCCTGCGCAAAGCAATGCGAACAATTAGTGCTGAAGGCCTCCAGAAGCACGCAAGGGGCATTGACGTCTTTCAGGGTAAAGGGGGCATCCTGGGCCAGGCCTAAATACTTCTGATCCTCAGGAGTCAGGGGTTTACTGAATGGCAGGTTTCCTAGGTTGTCACCGACTTTGACCTCAGCCATTGCCATGGTGGCGGTCAGGCCATAAAGGCTCACCAGCGCGATCAGGGAAAAAAGAACTAATTTTCTGGTCATAGGGTTCAATCCTTTCTTTGAAGTTTTTATAGCACCTTGATCTTATAGAACAAAAGGTCAGAAATATCAAAGAAAATCTAGCTGCTTGAAGGGAAAAACCGAGCCTTGGTCCAATCCACTGGAAACCTAACCAAGGCTCCCTGGCGGTGTTGATAAATCAGATGTCCATGGCGCACGCCGAATTCGAATAGGGCGCGGGTGAGCCTGACATCTTGTTGGCAATAAGCAATCAGTTCGGATAGCCGACCTTCCTTAAAGAGTTTAAGGGCCAAAAAGCCATCGCCGCTTTTGGCCTGCCCCAAGGTTTTTTCGGCCAGGTGGCCTAAAGATAGGCGAATACCCAGGATTTGATGAACATCCTCCAGAATGTCAAAAGTAGGAATAGTGGCTAAATCCACCGTGGTATAGGGTTGCAGAACCTGATAGTCAAACCTTTTCAGGTTAAACCCGACCACCAGATCCAGCTCCTGGAGACGAAGACAGAGTTTATCGATATCTGGTTCCAGATAGATTTCGCAGTCCTCCTGCTGACTCACCCCCAGGACCGCTACGGAAACCTTCATGTTATGACATCGGCTCCAACCGCCCACTTCTTCAGCCGAAAATTGCGTTTCCAAATCCAGAAAGCCGATGCCGTGAGGTGTTTCCCAGGGCCAGGAATCCGTCGAGGTTACCCTGAGGGCCGGGGCGCGGGCTTCGGCGACTTGAGTCAGGGATGGTTTGAGAGCTGGCAGGGCTCTCAGCCCCAGCATGAATTCGGCAATCTGCAGGGCAGCGACTTTGTCCAGTGGTTTATTACCCGAGCCGCATTTCGGGGAATGGATACAGGAGGGACAGCCTTCTTCGCAGGGACATTCAGCAATCAGTTCTTTGGTTTTGCTGAGCAGCGGTTCGGCCATCTCATAAGCCCGGGAGGCCAAGCCGACGCCGCCCGGATAGCCATCATAGATAAAAACCGCGGCCTTGCCAACCTGGGGATGGAAGGGATGAGAAATGCCGCCGATATCGTTGCGGTCGGCCAGGGCAAACAGTGGAAACATGCTGATCAAGGCATGCTCCAGGGCATGGATGCCGCCCATAAAATGCAATCCTTGCTGGTAAATTGCGGCCTTGATAAAATCCTCGATCTCAAACCACATGCCTACGGTCTCGAAGATCTGCGGGGGCAACTCTAGGGAGATAATACTTAGCAGTTCCTGGCCGTGAAGACGGCGTTTTTCATAGGCCAGGATGCGTTCGGTAACCTTGAGGTGGCCAGTGCGGACCATAAAGTGGGCCAAGCGGCGGCTGGCGGTGACCTCCAGAATCTCTGTCTCCTTGTCGGTCTGGATCCGGGTGAAGTAGCTCGGCTCCACCCGGTTGACCCAGATATTACGGCGCTCCAGATCTAAATTTTCTACCAGGTAGGAGTTAGCCTTATGCAGATAGACCGCGCCAGGATGGCATTCCTTCAACGCCCGATGGCCATCGATGGTGCCGATGGCCTTGCGGCTGCCGACCTTGAAGATCGCAAAGCTTTCGCCTACGCCCCGGATATTGATCTGTTTCTGGGGAAAGCGGTGACGGGCGTACCAGGTCTCCCCGGCTGCACTGCGCAACAACTGGTTTTCCCGCTCCAGTTCGGCAATCAGGCCGCGCACCCGATCCGGAGCAAAAGCCTGCTCCTGATTTAACTCCAGGGGCACTTCTTGCGCCGCGGCCAGGAGATGCGCCTTGACTACCACGGGATTATTAGGATCCAGGACCGCGGCCTCAAGCGGCCGGGAGAAAAACTCTTCCGGATGTTTGATAAAATACTGGTCCAAGGCATCGGGCTGGGCAACCATGACCACCAGCGAGTCCTGACCCAGACGGCCCACCCGGCCACTCCTCTGCCAAGTGGTCACCATAGTGCCAGGATAACCTACCAGCAGGCAAACATCCAGGCCGCCGATATCAATGCCCATTTCCAGGGCGCTGGTCGAAATTACCCCCAACATGCGACCGCTGACCAGTTGCTGCTCAATCTCCCGACGCTCTTCGGGCAGAAATCCGGCCCGGTAGGAGCTGATGCGACGTTTTAGCTCCGGGGCCAGGCGCAAGGCCCAGAGATGCAGCAGCTCGGTAAGTTTCCGGGCCTGGGTAAAACAGATGGTGGCCAGACCATGGCGCAAGGCCTGAATAAAGAGGCGGGCGGTGGTTTGGGCAGCGCTGAGCGTCGGATTGAGAAACAGGAAATGGCGTCCGGCCTGGGGAGCGCCGTTGGCGGCGATAATCGTCACTTCCTGGCCGATTAACAGCCGGGCCAGGTCCTCCGGGTTGGCAATCGTCGCCGAGGACAGGATAAATTGCGGGGAAGCCCCATGATACTGGCAAACCCGGCGCAGCCGGCGCAAAACCTGGGCCACGTGACTGCCCATGATGCCTTTGTAAGTATGGACCTCATCGATCACCACAAACTTCAGCCGGGCAAAAAAATCCGGCCAGGCTTGGTGATTAGGCAACAGGCCCATGTGCAGCATATCTGGGTTGCTGATCAATATCTGCGGCGGCCGGGCCCGGAGACGCTTGCGCATTTCAATCGGGGTGTCACCGTCATAAATAGCCGCCGAGAAAGCAGGGTAGGGCAGGGCGGCGGCCAGTTCTTCCAGGGCTTTCAACTGATCCTGCTCCAGGGCCTTGAGAGGAAACAGGTAAAGGGCATGCGCGGTCGGGTCCTGTAAAAGGGTGGCGGTCACCGGCAGATTGTAAATTAAGGTCTTGCCGCTGGCGGTAGGGGTGGCCACCAGAATCTGTTTGCCGGCCTGCAGGGCCGCCAGGGCCTCCAACTGGTGACGGTAGAGGCGGGCAATGCCCAGCCGTTCAAGGGCCGCCCAGAGGTCCGGGGGTAGTTCTACCTCGGGTCCGTGGTAATCCGCCGGTTGCGGGGCAAGGTAATGGTAATAACTGGTAATCTCCTGGAGATCCGGGTCGCCGCGCAACCCTTCCAGGAAATCAGCCAGGACAGTCTTATTTGGTACCACAATCAAAATGGGGCCAATCCGTGTGATAGCCGAAGTAGTACCACTCCTGGGGCACTCGGTAGCCGATCTGCTTGGCCGCGTCGTAGACCCAGGATGGAAGATTACGGGCGTCCAACCGGTGCATGGCGTTCCGGTTAAACTGCCGCAAAGCCCGGCTGATAGGGTTGGGGGTGCCATCCACCACCCCGGGAAAATTGAAATCATTCAGATCTAAAGCACAGCCCAGCCGGTGATTGGATGCCCTGGCATGCCGTCCATGATGCACCACGGCCATACTGTCGTAATATTTGCGCACCACCTCACAATCCAGGATGGCGCCCTCTTCGTCGGGAAAACTCAAGCATTCGACGAATACCGGCCCGGAAGAGGCGGCGGCCGCATAGGTGTCCTCCCCGCCCCGGATCACCAGGAGCGGCAACCGCTTTTCCAGCTGAAACAGTCCTTCTCTGAAAATATACTCTATTAGGAGGGCAGCAAATGGAGCGTGTAAGCTGTTGATTTCGAACCATAAGGTATCGGCCCGATATCGGGCTTTGTTATTGATCTCCTTCAGGTCTGAGGCAAACCAGACCTGACCGCATAAGCGCGGCAGGCGCTCCGCTACGTCCTGCCATTTTTTCGTAAAATCCCCATAGGTTAGCACCCGCTTGGCCTTGGCCGGAACCCATACCGGGACCTTAAGCATCACCCCGACGGCATCACCGTTGGGCCAGCGTAAGCGCCTGATGAATTCCCAGGAAAGCTCACCGCCATTAGAACGGATAAGTCCCAGAGAGCGCTCTCGCATGGCATAAAGTCGTGGCATATCCATCAACTCCCGGGCCTGGTCTATCTTGCTGATAAAATCTTGCTGCCGGTCTTCCGCGCTCATCTGGGGATCATAGTTTAATCCGAGCTGTTTTAAGACCGCAGCCAGCTTCGGCGCTTGATTGGGATGGATGAGGCAGGGCTGCAAGCCTCGCACCCAGAGGAATCCCGAGTCAACTGGTTGGGCCAAGGTCAGCCGGGAGAAGCCCAGAACTGCTATGACTATCAGTAAAAAGCCATATTTCCTGGGAGCTTTAGACTGAACGGCTAGTCTATCATGGATTAGCATGGGGCTATTTTAGGATATTGCCTGCTGCCTGTCAACGCCGGTAAATTTACTTTCAAGTTGTTGAGGATATGATGGGCATTTAGTAAAATGTCCAAAGATTTTCCCATTGCCAAGACCTCGAAGTTCTGCTAAATTTGGCCAGCATCAAGGGAGAAAAATTTTGTTTCGACCTGATTCACCCAGTCATTATGAAGAAGTTTATGCAGGCCTGGTAGACAGGCTCGGCACTCTGGATCTGGGCTGGCTGGCAGACGGCTTGGGAGCCCGGTATGAGCAGCAGGCACTGTTGATTCCCAGCTTCGGGAAGCTCTACCGGGTAACGGCCGAAGGCGTCAGCGACCTCCAGGGATCGGTGCCCCCGGTCAACATCCGCATTGTCCTGGCCTATTATGTCCTTCAGGGGGGGACCGCGGAATTAAGCGGACAATGGGTCTCCTACCGGGATTTTAAAGACGCTGCTTTTTTTATGCCTACTTATCAGGATGCGGTGGAAAGGACTATTGCCGAGTCATTTAGTGGCCGATTGGACGCGCTGAAAGCCGGTTCGCAACTCTTAGGAGGGCAAGAGTTGCCCGAATTAGGAACCGGTGATCTATGTTACCGTTATCCGGCTCTGCCGAATCTCCCGCTGGCCCTGGTATTTTACGATGCCGATGAGGAACTGCCGGCCAGCGCCACGGTCCTTTACGATCAGCACAGCACCTTTTTTCTGGACCTGGAATGCCTGGCGGTTTTGGGTCTCATCCTCAAGGAGCGTTTAGTGGAAGCCCAGGCTCAGCTTGCCACCTAAGCCATTAAGACTTACGCCAAACTTGTTTTTCTTGATACTCCGCAAACTTTTTCAAAATGAATTTGCCGGGAAAATCCTGATGCCCGAGATAGGTTTGAGTACTCTCCAGAAAACGCGCTTGCAAACCCTCGAAGATTTCTTGGACCTGGTCGACGGCAATAAAATTTCTCACTTTTTGGTGGCAGAACAGCACTTCTGGACCCAAGGCGGCTCTGATTTGATCAATAAGGTGACGTTCAGCCGGGCCAAGGAGATTCTCCCGAACCGGTATGGTAATCCGAGCCTTCATGATAACTTGCCAGCGGTCCCCAGCTACAGGCCGCGATCGGTCCCAAATTTCCAGGGTGAGGCCATTGTCCAGAGGAATACGGGACTTCAATTGATCTGTTTCGCTCATACTCTTAAGGTCCTAAATGGCGATGAATTTTGCCCTTTGCCTTAGCCTCTTACCATAAATCTGGTCCGGAAGCCAAGGCTTTTAATTCCAACGACAATTTTTTAACCCATAATAATTGGAGAGGAAGTCAATGCGTCGCAAAACTTTAACCCTGATATTGGTGGTGCTGGCCTTTTCTGGCGCGATAATTTTGGGATACCTTTGGTTCTGGCAAGGCACCCCGCGCCATACACTTTATCAAATGGTACGGGCGATTCAGAACCGGGATATAAACAATTTTTATAAATTTGTGGACTTACAGGCAATATTTAATAATTTTATTAATGATGCCAGCCAAGACCTTGGTTTTCTTAATGAAAACAATCAG of the Deltaproteobacteria bacterium genome contains:
- the ahbD gene encoding heme b synthase — its product is MVKALNHNELRITALRLLAWEVTRRCNLACAHCRAAAGRGPYPGELTTEEGRALLDDLATMDQVVVILTGGEPLMRDDLLELAAYGTGLGLRMVAAVNGTLLTPQIAADLKEAGIQRVSISIDGAEAASHDRLRQVPGAFEGALGGIAACREAGLPFQINTTITRANRLELPAVYDLALRLEAAAHHVFVLVPTGRGQEIKDQLLSPEEYEATLHWLLDRQREGRLHLKPTCAPQYYRLWRQEAAARGETISVTSHGMEAMTRGCLGGQGFAFVSYRGEVQPCGYLDLLAGDIREAPFPEIYSNSPLFRALRAVNDYHGKCGRCEFRRVCGGCRARAYVLTGDVVGEDPLCAYEPES
- a CDS encoding formylglycine-generating enzyme family protein: MVVNSLGMAFVLIPADSFIMGSPEIEAGRSNDESQHEVTISRSFYLQTTPVTQGQWVALMGHNPPIFAKDRADLPVEGVSWQDCQEFIKKLQALKEGTYRLPTEAEWEYACRAGSPMALANGDLTSLYCELDPALDEIGWYCGNSNRCLQPVAQKRSNAWGLYDMHGNLGEWCQDWYGPYPPEPQTDPSGPPSGPGRVVRGGSWFSSAKNCRAAARSYAPPNLRNLPQVVGFRLVKIV
- a CDS encoding AsnC family transcriptional regulator, translating into MSRKANQQGNEALDDLDRAILNEIQVHFPIVSRPYAEVGQKLGLTEAEVLARVQRLHDQGIIRRIGANFNSRKLGYTSTLCTAEVPEEQMEHFVQVVNRYAGVTHNYLRRHRYNIWFTVIAPSTEKIEEILTEISMQTGIKEIYSLPARQIFKIQADFPL
- a CDS encoding DUF3786 domain-containing protein; translated protein: MFRPDSPSHYEEVYAGLVDRLGTLDLGWLADGLGARYEQQALLIPSFGKLYRVTAEGVSDLQGSVPPVNIRIVLAYYVLQGGTAELSGQWVSYRDFKDAAFFMPTYQDAVERTIAESFSGRLDALKAGSQLLGGQELPELGTGDLCYRYPALPNLPLALVFYDADEELPASATVLYDQHSTFFLDLECLAVLGLILKERLVEAQAQLAT
- a CDS encoding universal stress protein, whose protein sequence is MEFNSIMIATDFSDCSGAAFQTAQTLATRFESKLILLHVIDQNFINKLIRHHLCRKPETLIKNLRKQAEQEFLDFLQKWNAKGLQVDTMIAVGLPFQEIAVKARDLAVDLVVMGGFGRRGRQQIDEVFFGSTAEKVVRLLPCPVLCIPMGLEPTL
- a CDS encoding AAA family ATPase codes for the protein MYNDYFGFSDSPFENNLDQRFLFLSEDHKEVLAALLYFVKERKGLAIVCGDVGTGKTMLINSFLNRLPDSVRPILISNPLASYLDLLHFIAREIGISDRQENILELMEQIKEALIAARNQGQDYILIVDEAHLFPDDSLEQVRLLSNIEVPDSKLLQILLVGQYELSHNLNRPEMRQLRQRINISRFLSPLSPAETKAYIDHRLQRVGSSFTAVFEPQGEQLLYQLTSGVPRRINQLCDNALLSCMTEDLKKVNRRVLQKSHEALLTDIIFTPKASSKYFGMKKASRWLIPLAAGAVFLIIGLGLGQTGWYQQHIRKESDRVDVASKLPLPSVSEPAPLTSNPATRAAPATVHDKETEMAPHKPAGKLQGDLNPKPLEPGLPKSGTRPSHAILSEKRSASGLAGSTSSTTETVVAKAENPTSVSGPVAADSIQRPEQVEVKPNDNLTRIASNFYPKNEELGLEAILLANPETINEDLIITGQKLNIPKINPDDQTIILRENLFYAAYGRYSSMSSLQTALSYLSQRGARYLVLNTKNNQGYLTHRVLVGGYENRNDLNKALQRIKADSE
- a CDS encoding TlpA family protein disulfide reductase, translated to MTRKLVLFSLIALVSLYGLTATMAMAEVKVGDNLGNLPFSKPLTPEDQKYLGLAQDAPFTLKDVNAPCVLLEAFSTNCSHCFAQAPKMNNLYNLVRQNPKLANKIKFIAIGGSDNQFAVTMWRKQLKIPFPVLPDQDGSLTKKLNIPGTPTTLLLDKSGKVIWVHIGAFESAETAFKEIKSAVR
- a CDS encoding DEAD/DEAH box helicase, which codes for MAPPTLSAGLCGSLTGTPCTGWTPVIFHPGSTTRPSRSATECPRSGTTSAITRIGPILIVVPNKTVLADFLEGLRGDPDLQEITSYYHYLAPQPADYHGPEVELPPDLWAALERLGIARLYRHQLEALAALQAGKQILVATPTASGKTLIYNLPVTATLLQDPTAHALYLFPLKALEQDQLKALEELAAALPYPAFSAAIYDGDTPIEMRKRLRARPPQILISNPDMLHMGLLPNHQAWPDFFARLKFVVIDEVHTYKGIMGSHVAQVLRRLRRVCQYHGASPQFILSSATIANPEDLARLLIGQEVTIIAANGAPQAGRHFLFLNPTLSAAQTTARLFIQALRHGLATICFTQARKLTELLHLWALRLAPELKRRISSYRAGFLPEERREIEQQLVSGRMLGVISTSALEMGIDIGGLDVCLLVGYPGTMVTTWQRSGRVGRLGQDSLVVMVAQPDALDQYFIKHPEEFFSRPLEAAVLDPNNPVVVKAHLLAAAQEVPLELNQEQAFAPDRVRGLIAELERENQLLRSAAGETWYARHRFPQKQINIRGVGESFAIFKVGSRKAIGTIDGHRALKECHPGAVYLHKANSYLVENLDLERRNIWVNRVEPSYFTRIQTDKETEILEVTASRRLAHFMVRTGHLKVTERILAYEKRRLHGQELLSIISLELPPQIFETVGMWFEIEDFIKAAIYQQGLHFMGGIHALEHALISMFPLFALADRNDIGGISHPFHPQVGKAAVFIYDGYPGGVGLASRAYEMAEPLLSKTKELIAECPCEEGCPSCIHSPKCGSGNKPLDKVAALQIAEFMLGLRALPALKPSLTQVAEARAPALRVTSTDSWPWETPHGIGFLDLETQFSAEEVGGWSRCHNMKVSVAVLGVSQQEDCEIYLEPDIDKLCLRLQELDLVVGFNLKRFDYQVLQPYTTVDLATIPTFDILEDVHQILGIRLSLGHLAEKTLGQAKSGDGFLALKLFKEGRLSELIAYCQQDVRLTRALFEFGVRHGHLIYQHRQGALVRFPVDWTKARFFPSSS